A genome region from Deinococcota bacterium includes the following:
- a CDS encoding gamma-glutamyl-gamma-aminobutyrate hydrolase family protein yields MTNPCPRILLTTRSFFHDMPLRRTSSMTGQNYSEAVVKAGGLPFMVGNLAPELAERYLDGIGGVLFTGGGDIDPAYYGEEPHTKLEYVETERDVFEFALYRAARARGLPILGICRGVQLMNVAEGGSLHQDLPSLSGTLQHAQSNRGPALSHSVTLEPGSRLARALEATRLRSNSFHHQAVDRLGSGLRAVGRAADGVVEALEGEDERFLLGVQWHPEMSYLEHPEHFAPFRLLLGAVGARTQPEAVVA; encoded by the coding sequence ATGACGAATCCGTGCCCCCGCATCCTGCTTACCACCCGCTCCTTCTTTCACGACATGCCGCTGCGCCGCACCAGCAGCATGACCGGCCAGAACTACTCCGAGGCGGTGGTGAAGGCGGGTGGCCTGCCCTTTATGGTCGGCAACCTGGCTCCCGAGCTGGCCGAACGCTACCTGGACGGGATTGGCGGCGTGCTCTTCACGGGCGGCGGCGACATCGACCCCGCTTACTACGGCGAGGAGCCGCACACTAAGCTCGAGTACGTCGAAACGGAGCGCGACGTGTTCGAGTTCGCGCTCTACCGCGCCGCACGGGCGCGCGGGCTGCCGATCCTGGGCATCTGCCGCGGCGTGCAGCTCATGAACGTGGCTGAGGGCGGCAGCCTCCACCAGGACCTGCCCTCGCTCAGCGGCACGCTGCAACACGCCCAGTCCAACCGCGGCCCGGCGCTCTCGCACAGCGTCACGCTCGAGCCGGGGTCGCGCCTGGCGCGGGCCCTGGAGGCGACCCGCCTCAGGAGCAACTCCTTTCACCACCAGGCCGTGGACCGGCTGGGCAGCGGCCTGCGCGCCGTCGGTCGAGCGGCGGACGGCGTGGTGGAAGCGCTCGAGGGCGAAGACGAGCGCTTTCTTCTGGGCGTGCAGTGGCACCCGGAGATGAGCTACCTGGAGCACCCCGAG